The Benincasa hispida cultivar B227 chromosome 11, ASM972705v1, whole genome shotgun sequence genome has a segment encoding these proteins:
- the LOC120090055 gene encoding pentatricopeptide repeat-containing protein At4g14050, mitochondrial → MNISHFLHELQLCTRRQSASAAGKLHSQIIKAGFEKSGPLPNTLLDVYGKCGLIPQALQLFDEMPQRDHVSWASILTAHNQAILPRRTLSMLNTMFTLDGLQPDHFVFACIVRACASLGYLRLGKQVHARFMLSSFCDDEVVKSSLIDMYAKCAQPDDARAVFDSILFKNSVSWTAMISGYARSGRKCEAIELFQRVPMRNLFSWTALISGLIQSGNGIYSFSLFNEMRREGIDIVDPLVLSSVVGACANLALLELGKQIHGLVIALGFESCLYISNAFVDMYAKCSDLLAAKDIFYRMPRKDVISWTSIIVGTAQHGKAEEALTLYDEMVLSRVKPNEVTFIGLLYACSHVGLVSRGRELFRSMTIDYRINPSLQHYTCLLDLLSRSGHLDEAENLLNEMPFKPDEPTWASLLSACKRHNNLKMGVRIADHVLDLKPEDPSTYILLSNVYAGAEMWESVSKVRKLMSSMEVRKEPGYSSIDFGKESQVFHAGESCHLMKDEIFNLLKDLDAEMRRRGYVPNTSFVLHDMEPQEKEKQLFWHSERLAVAYGLLKAVPGTIIRIVKNLRICGDCHNVLKFISDIKQREIVVRDATRYHHFKEGKCSCNDFW, encoded by the coding sequence ATGAatatttctcattttcttcacgAACTCCAACTCTGCACCAGACGCCAATCGGCATCAGCCGCCGGAAAACTCCATTCTCAGATCATCAAAGCCGGTTTCGAAAAATCGGGCCCTCTCCCAAACACCCTTTTGGATGTATATGGCAAATGCGGTCTCATTCCACAAGCCCTCCAACTGTTCGACGAAATGCCCCAAAGAGACCATGTCTCCTGGGCCTCGATTCTCACTGCCCATAACCAAGCCATTCTTCCCCGACGGACCCTTTCAATGCTAAATACCATGTTTACGCTTGATGGGTTGCAGCCTGATCACTTTGTCTTCGCCTGTATTGTCAGGGCCTGCGCCAGTTTGGGGTATTTGCGGCTAGGTAAGCAAGTTCATGCTCGGTTTATGCTGTCTTCTTTTTGTGATGACGAGGTTGTTAAGTCGTCTTTGATTGATATGTATGCTAAATGTGCGCAACCCGATGATGCTCGTGCCGTTTTTGATTCCATATTGTTTAAGAATTCAGTTTCTTGGACTGCTATGATTTCTGGGTATGCTAGAAGTGGGAGGAAATGTGAGGCTATTGAGCTTTTTCAGCGAGTTCCTATGAGAAACTTGTTCTCTTGGACTGCTTTGATTTCGGGGTTGATTCAAAGTGGGAATGGAATTTactctttttctttgtttaatgAGATGAGAAGAGAAGGAATTGATATTGTAGACCCTTTAGTTCTTTCAAGTGTTGTTGGAGCTTGTGCAAATTTGGCTCTTCTGGAGCTTGGAAAGCAAATTCATGGCTTGGTTATAGCTCTTGGCTTTGAGTCTTGTTTGTATATAAGCAATGCGTTCGTGGATATGTATGCTAAATGTAGTGACTTATTAGCAGCTAAGGATATCTTTTACAGAATGCCACGAAAGGATGTGATTTCTTGGACTTCAATCATAGTTGGGACTGCTCAACATGGCAAAGCAGAAGAGGCATTAACCTTATATGATGAGATGGTTCTTTCCAGAGTAAAGCCAAATGAAGTGACTTTCATTGGATTACTTTATGCTTGCAGTCACGTCGGCCTAGTTAGTAGAGGTCGCGAATTATTTAGGTCTATGACAATTGATTATAGGATCAATCCTTCTCTCCAGCACTACACATGTTTATTGGATCTCCTGAGTCGCTCCGGACACCTTGATGAGGCAGAGAATCTACTCAATGAAATGCCATTTAAACCTGATGAGCCTACTTGGGCATCGTTGTTGAGTGCATGCAAGCGGcataataatttgaaaatgggAGTTCGAATTGCTGATCATGTGTTGGATTTAAAACCTGAAGATCCTTCGACCTACATACTCTTGTCAAACGTTTACGCTGGAGCTGAAATGTGGGAAAGTGTTTCAAAGGTGAGAAAGTTGATGAGTTCTATGGAAGTAAGAAAGGAACCAGGTTATAGTAGCATTGACTTTGGAAAGGAGAGCCAAGTATTTCATGCTGGGGAGAGTTGTCATCTTATGAAGGATGAGATTTTCAATCTACTGAAGGATTTAGATGCAGAAATGAGAAGAAGAGGCTATGTTCCTAACACTAGTTTTGTTTTGCATGACATGGAGCCacaagaaaaggaaaagcaGCTCTTTTGGCATAGTGAGAGGTTGGCTGTGGCTTATGGACTTCTCAAGGCTGTTCCTGGGACGATTATTCGAATCGTGAAAAATCTTCGCATTTGTGGAGATTGTCATAATGTTTTGAAATTCATTAGTGATATAAAGCAAAGAGAAATCGTGGTCCGTGATGCCACGAGATATCATCATTTCAAGGAAGGAAAATGTTCTTGCAATGATTTTTGGTGA